Proteins co-encoded in one Desulfomicrobium macestii genomic window:
- a CDS encoding AEC family transporter codes for MNVLQTILPIFLLILTGFVLRKAEFPSAAFWPQVERLTYYVLFPALLVGKLATLHIADQPVLFMSVTLALSITVIAGLLMFMRPLVQKDGPAFTSIFQGAIRPNTYLGLSAAGGLFGDEGLTLSAVALMTIIPLVNVLCVLVLSRHGRDTSIRGLRETLVQLGRNPLILSCIAGFTLQFLNIGLPAPVLEGLHLLGSASLPLGLLAVGAGMSFTAALQGWKDIGVGSVFKLLLLPLLAFGIGRTLGLSGTPMGVCLVFAAVPVSVSSYILARVLGGDHDRMAAIITIQTLLALLTLPLVLGLLL; via the coding sequence GTGAACGTTCTTCAGACCATCCTGCCGATTTTCTTACTTATTCTAACGGGCTTCGTGCTCCGCAAGGCGGAATTTCCAAGTGCGGCCTTCTGGCCTCAAGTCGAGCGACTGACCTACTACGTGCTTTTCCCGGCCCTGCTCGTGGGCAAGCTGGCCACTCTGCATATCGCAGATCAGCCGGTGCTGTTCATGTCCGTCACGCTGGCGCTGTCCATAACCGTGATCGCCGGGCTGCTCATGTTCATGCGACCGTTGGTGCAAAAAGACGGACCGGCCTTCACCTCCATCTTTCAGGGCGCCATCCGGCCCAACACGTATCTTGGCCTCTCTGCCGCCGGAGGTCTCTTCGGCGACGAGGGCCTGACCCTTTCCGCGGTTGCGCTCATGACCATCATCCCGCTGGTCAATGTGCTTTGCGTGCTGGTTCTGTCCAGACATGGACGCGACACCAGCATTCGCGGATTACGGGAGACGCTGGTGCAACTCGGCCGCAATCCGCTCATTCTGTCCTGCATCGCCGGTTTCACCCTGCAATTCTTGAACATCGGCCTGCCCGCCCCGGTGCTGGAAGGCTTGCACCTCCTGGGCAGCGCCTCGTTGCCCCTGGGACTTTTGGCCGTAGGCGCAGGGATGTCGTTCACGGCGGCCCTTCAAGGCTGGAAGGACATCGGCGTCGGCTCGGTCTTCAAGCTTCTGCTGCTGCCGCTGCTTGCCTTCGGCATCGGACGAACCCTGGGTCTTTCAGGAACGCCCATGGGCGTCTGTCTGGTCTTCGCGGCCGTCCCGGTCTCTGTATCCTCCTACATCCTGGCCCGGGTCCTCGGCGGCGACCACGACCGCATGGCCGCCATCATCACCATCCAGACCCTCCTCGCCCTGCTGACGCTGCCCCTCGTGCTGGGCCTGCTGCTTTAA
- a CDS encoding TolC family protein → MMRMSLTRLAVWGLAAVLVFAGKAAFADEWPEQSVLHGYLEEGARANPGLQAAFARFEAALDKVPQARAWPDPRLSFGVFTVPVETRTGPQRMRFGVAQMLPWFGKRDLKATMAEREAAALLAQAQSAKLTLFREIGAAYFEYAYLGKALDSAREELEILKYFEALVETRYAVSSASYADFTRVQVERAKVEERVASLNDYRFPLSERLRTLLGRPAGEILPMPGSVPLMDTNWDDGRITSAITEHNLALAALDAKAEAADAAADLARREFFPDLTVGLESIYTDAPRMAGVVNEGKDPVAITFGINLPFDQEAREAAVRQAKNSARATRLERADKVAGLEAQASRLLFGVRDGSRRLELLSGTIVPKARQNLDASMDAYQAGKASMLDLLTAEKTLIELELQYHRVLTDQAVRLADLDVLAGEEIPRTFSRTPALAGEEQARDLRVSLTKPEASK, encoded by the coding sequence ATGATGAGGATGTCCCTGACCCGCCTGGCCGTTTGGGGCCTTGCCGCGGTGCTGGTCTTTGCGGGCAAGGCCGCGTTCGCGGACGAGTGGCCGGAGCAGAGCGTTCTGCACGGTTATCTGGAGGAGGGCGCGCGGGCCAATCCGGGTCTGCAGGCCGCCTTCGCTCGCTTCGAGGCCGCCCTGGACAAGGTGCCCCAGGCCCGGGCCTGGCCCGATCCGAGGCTGTCTTTCGGCGTCTTCACCGTGCCCGTCGAGACGCGCACCGGGCCCCAGCGCATGCGTTTCGGCGTGGCGCAGATGCTGCCGTGGTTCGGCAAGCGCGACCTCAAGGCCACCATGGCCGAGCGCGAGGCCGCGGCCCTGCTGGCCCAGGCCCAGAGCGCCAAGCTGACACTTTTCCGCGAGATCGGGGCCGCCTATTTCGAGTACGCCTATCTGGGCAAGGCGCTTGATTCCGCGCGGGAAGAGCTTGAAATATTGAAATATTTCGAAGCACTGGTGGAGACCCGGTACGCCGTGTCCAGCGCCTCCTACGCGGATTTCACCCGCGTCCAGGTGGAGCGGGCCAAGGTCGAGGAGCGCGTCGCTTCCCTGAACGATTACCGGTTTCCCCTGTCCGAGCGCCTGCGCACCCTGCTGGGCAGGCCCGCCGGGGAGATACTGCCCATGCCCGGCAGCGTCCCGCTCATGGACACGAATTGGGATGACGGCCGGATCACCTCGGCCATCACGGAACACAACCTGGCGCTGGCCGCCCTCGACGCCAAGGCCGAAGCAGCCGATGCGGCCGCGGATCTCGCACGCAGGGAGTTCTTTCCGGACCTGACCGTGGGGCTGGAGTCCATCTACACCGACGCCCCGCGCATGGCCGGGGTGGTCAACGAGGGCAAGGACCCAGTGGCCATCACCTTCGGCATCAACCTGCCCTTCGACCAGGAGGCGCGGGAGGCGGCGGTGCGGCAGGCCAAAAATTCCGCCCGGGCGACGCGCCTGGAGCGGGCGGACAAGGTCGCGGGCCTTGAGGCCCAGGCCAGCAGGCTGCTCTTCGGCGTCCGCGACGGGTCCAGGCGCCTTGAGCTTCTGTCCGGAACCATCGTGCCCAAGGCTCGGCAGAACCTTGATGCCTCCATGGACGCGTACCAGGCGGGCAAGGCCTCCATGCTGGACCTGCTGACCGCCGAGAAGACGCTCATCGAACTTGAACTGCAGTACCACCGGGTGCTGACGGACCAGGCCGTGCGCCTGGCCGATCTCGACGTCCTGGCCGGGGAGGAGATTCCCCGCACATTTTCGAGGACCCCGGCTTTGGCCGGGGAAGAACAGGCCCGCGACCTGCGGGTCTCCCTGACCAAACCCGAAGCCTCCAAGTGA
- a CDS encoding efflux RND transporter periplasmic adaptor subunit, with product MNATLRKYAVWATAGCLLVVLGLGGGYLLWAPPGSGHDGHDHAGQETAEGAPAASLWTCSMHPQIKLPEPGQCPICFMDLIPLAIPDGEDRRTSLRQLSLSPDAARLAGIRVEAARLAEVSVQTHLFGKVAYDESRVGVITAWVGGRIDRLHVDTTGAVVRAGQAMALVYSPELVAAQAELIQAVRARERMSGGSRLVADSALRMENAAREKLRLLGMGKAQIEGMVKRGTPADHVTLTAPQSGIVIEKKVVEGMYVQTGMPIYAVADLSRVWVVLEAYESDLVWMAPGKDVAFRVEALPGQEFTGKVVYVGTSVNPATRTVEVRVEVPNPGLALKPGMFVSAMQQDGAAQRPRELVIPASAPLITGKRAVVYVADPDRPGVYEGREVVLGPRTDQGYVVRGGIAEGELVVVQGNFRIDAALQIVARPSMMNPAEAPAASGVRFADVPQPFSVRLAALAQRLGAVEESVAAGGLDAVRGAYHDFGKALNGVDADALDGEAALEWKELSMLLGNDALLGYESPTPRRAAQVLDDMRGHFARVRAAFPLQELTAKIEAPAGLRSALDALYAAYIPVQEALAGDDANTAHAALVLFRQALGQANESARAEGGEAWSGHSAAIASGLDEMEQAAEMDGLRAGFYPLSVAMSRMVETYGAGQGPVYELYCPMAFGNQGATWLQGDPKVNNPYFGAAMLRCGEVKRQLRGE from the coding sequence ATGAACGCGACACTCAGGAAATACGCGGTGTGGGCCACGGCCGGATGTCTTCTCGTGGTCCTCGGCCTTGGCGGGGGGTACCTCCTGTGGGCGCCTCCAGGGTCCGGGCATGACGGACACGACCATGCCGGACAGGAGACCGCCGAAGGCGCGCCCGCCGCGTCCCTGTGGACCTGCTCCATGCATCCCCAGATCAAGCTGCCCGAACCCGGGCAGTGCCCCATTTGCTTCATGGACCTCATTCCCCTGGCCATACCGGACGGCGAGGACCGGCGGACGAGCCTGCGCCAGCTGAGCCTTTCCCCGGACGCGGCCCGGCTGGCGGGCATCCGGGTGGAAGCGGCGCGCCTGGCCGAGGTCTCCGTGCAGACCCATCTCTTCGGCAAGGTGGCCTACGACGAATCGCGCGTGGGCGTCATCACGGCCTGGGTCGGCGGTCGCATCGACAGGCTGCACGTGGACACGACCGGTGCCGTGGTCCGGGCCGGGCAGGCCATGGCCCTCGTCTACAGCCCCGAGCTGGTGGCGGCCCAGGCCGAACTCATCCAGGCCGTGCGGGCCCGCGAGCGCATGTCGGGCGGCAGCCGTCTGGTCGCGGACTCCGCCCTGCGCATGGAGAACGCCGCCCGCGAGAAGCTGCGTCTGCTGGGCATGGGCAAGGCGCAGATCGAAGGCATGGTCAAGCGCGGAACCCCGGCGGACCATGTCACCCTGACCGCGCCGCAGTCGGGCATCGTCATCGAGAAGAAGGTCGTGGAAGGCATGTACGTGCAGACGGGCATGCCCATCTATGCCGTGGCGGACCTCTCGCGGGTCTGGGTGGTGCTTGAGGCCTACGAATCGGACCTGGTCTGGATGGCCCCCGGCAAAGACGTGGCCTTCAGGGTCGAGGCCCTGCCGGGGCAGGAGTTCACGGGCAAGGTCGTGTATGTGGGCACGTCCGTGAACCCGGCCACGCGCACCGTGGAGGTGCGGGTGGAGGTGCCCAACCCCGGGCTGGCGCTGAAGCCCGGCATGTTCGTCAGCGCGATGCAGCAGGACGGGGCCGCGCAGCGGCCGCGCGAGCTGGTCATCCCGGCCTCGGCCCCGCTCATCACCGGGAAGCGCGCCGTGGTGTACGTGGCCGACCCGGATCGGCCCGGCGTGTACGAGGGCCGGGAGGTGGTGCTCGGGCCCCGGACCGACCAGGGCTACGTGGTCCGCGGCGGCATCGCCGAGGGCGAGCTGGTGGTGGTGCAGGGCAATTTCCGCATCGACGCGGCCCTGCAGATCGTGGCCCGGCCGAGCATGATGAACCCGGCCGAGGCCCCGGCCGCGAGCGGGGTGCGCTTCGCCGACGTGCCGCAGCCCTTCAGCGTCCGCCTGGCGGCCCTGGCCCAGCGCCTCGGGGCCGTGGAGGAATCCGTGGCCGCGGGCGGCCTGGACGCTGTGCGCGGCGCGTACCATGATTTCGGCAAGGCCCTGAACGGCGTGGACGCCGACGCCCTGGACGGCGAGGCGGCCCTGGAATGGAAGGAGCTGTCCATGCTCCTGGGGAACGACGCCCTGCTGGGTTACGAGTCCCCGACCCCGCGCCGCGCCGCCCAGGTGCTGGACGACATGCGCGGGCATTTCGCCCGGGTCCGGGCCGCGTTCCCCCTGCAGGAGCTCACGGCCAAGATCGAGGCCCCCGCCGGGTTGCGCAGCGCCCTCGACGCCCTGTACGCCGCCTATATTCCGGTACAGGAAGCCCTGGCCGGCGATGACGCGAACACGGCCCACGCGGCTCTCGTCCTTTTCAGGCAGGCCCTCGGGCAGGCCAACGAGAGCGCTCGCGCCGAGGGCGGTGAAGCATGGTCCGGGCATTCGGCGGCCATCGCTTCGGGCCTCGACGAGATGGAGCAGGCCGCCGAAATGGACGGCCTGCGCGCCGGGTTCTACCCCCTGTCCGTGGCCATGTCCCGCATGGTGGAAACCTACGGCGCAGGGCAAGGGCCGGTCTACGAACTCTACTGCCCCATGGCCTTCGGCAACCAGGGCGCGACATGGCTGCAGGGTGATCCGAAGGTCAACAACCCCTATTTCGGGGCCGCAATGCTGCGTTGCGGCGAGGTCAAACGCCAGCTGAGGGGCGAGTAG
- a CDS encoding DUF4143 domain-containing protein, translating to MFRERIEAQKSIYLNSFNFKLNSHYKTYNWTSINLQLDEQKLAVSNPTPWPRRNSPEENPRSSYPHCCKGLACALLGLGADALWKDRVVIGRILATFICLELKHQADWLDDAVSFRHFRDKDKMEVDLVLECGGRIAGVEMKASSTVTGDDFKGLRKLQQAVENRFVAGVVMYDGEAVVPFGNQLYAVPISGLWEK from the coding sequence GTGTTTCGCGAACGAATCGAAGCACAAAAATCTATTTATTTGAATTCATTCAATTTTAAATTGAATTCGCACTATAAAACTTACAATTGGACGAGCATCAACTTACAATTGGACGAACAAAAACTTGCAGTTTCAAACCCCACCCCCTGGCCCAGGCGGAACTCGCCGGAAGAAAATCCCCGCAGTTCCTACCCGCATTGCTGCAAAGGCCTGGCCTGCGCGCTACTCGGCCTGGGTGCCGACGCTCTCTGGAAAGACCGCGTCGTGATTGGCCGGATACTCGCAACATTCATCTGTCTGGAACTCAAACACCAGGCAGACTGGCTGGATGATGCGGTCTCGTTCAGGCATTTCCGGGACAAGGACAAGATGGAAGTGGATCTGGTGCTGGAATGCGGGGGGAGGATCGCCGGGGTAGAGATGAAGGCGTCATCGACCGTGACCGGCGATGATTTCAAGGGTCTGCGAAAACTCCAGCAGGCCGTGGAAAACCGGTTTGTGGCCGGGGTTGTGATGTACGACGGCGAGGCAGTTGTTCCCTTTGGAAACCAGCTTTATGCCGTACCGATATCGGGCCTCTGGGAGAAATGA
- a CDS encoding efflux RND transporter permease subunit, with translation MSEHTSLMDRIIRFCLDQKLVVVLLVCMALGWGFIVAPFAWHAPGIERDPVPVDAIPDIGENQQIVFTAWPGRSPLDVQDQVTYPLTVSLLGMPGVKTVRSYSMLGFSTIYVIFDEEVEFYWSRTRLLEKINSLPPSTLPSDVRPTLGPDATALGQVFWYTLEGRDPDGRPTGGWDPDEIRSVQDWYVRYALTSAEGVSEVAGVGGFVREYQIEVDPDAMRAAGVSLPEIVGALKMANMEVGAGTMEINRVEYVIRGVGFIKNLEQVRTSVIKMRDSIPITVDDVAHVSFGPANRRGLLDKGGVEVVGGVVTVRYGENPLAAIDAVKAEIARIAPGLPEKVLPDGTRSKLTIVPFYDRSGLIHETLDTLGSALQQQILITIIVVLVLVMHLRSSFLISALLPMAVMMCFIAMKQFRVDANIVALSGIAIAIGTMVDMGIIICESILQKMDSSPEDTPMSRVVFEGASEVGSAVLTAVSTTIVGFLPVFFMTGAEGKLFGPLAYTKTFALIASIIVALTILPAAAALIFRRRQMRPSLWFVAALVVAGLVVAVWKSVWIGSGLVVVGLYRLVYDRLPERWQTWLRWGASLGLALAVTVFLALDWLPLGLEKGRMVNTFFVIGLIGLLMGFFQVFRLAYGPLLRIFLRHKALFLVIPGVLTLFGGVVWLGAAPFLSVLPEGLRTTRPMVAFVHAFPGLGKEFMPPLDEGSFLYMPTTMPHASLGEVKDLLALQDMSIQAIPEVESAVGKLGRADSPLDPAPVSMVETVINYKNEYLLGADGRRLRFVWREDAKDYFRDAGGTPVPAADGMPYLVRGWFERDEQGRLIPDAGGQPFRLWRPALDPDLNRGREAWGGIQSPDDIWDEIVKAAEVPGMTSAPKLQPIAARIVMLQSGMRAPMGVKVKGPDLATIESVAMEVERLLKEVPMVQPAAVVADRIVGKPYLEIVPDREAISRYGIMLATVQEIIQASVGGMVATTTIEGREVYPIRVRYMRDLRDSVESLERISVPAAGGRQIPLGQLAEIRYVRGPQAIKSEDTFLLGYVLFDKKPGYAEVDVVESAKAYLDQQRADGNLVIPAGVTLEFAGSYENQVRAQKKLMVVLPVALLLIVIILYLQFGSIATTLMVFSGIFTAWSGGFTMIWLYGQDWFLNFHLAGVDMRELFQVQPVNLSVAIWVGFLALFGIASDDGVLMATFLDESKARSKPDSIASIREMVLEGAKRRIRPAVMTSATTILALVPILTSSGRGSDIMIPMAIPSFGGMVFATITVFVVPVLYCWVEEWKLRWKRG, from the coding sequence ATGAGCGAGCACACGTCCCTCATGGACCGCATCATCCGCTTCTGTCTGGATCAGAAGCTCGTCGTCGTTCTTCTGGTCTGCATGGCGCTGGGCTGGGGCTTCATCGTCGCCCCATTTGCCTGGCACGCGCCCGGCATCGAGCGCGACCCCGTGCCCGTGGACGCCATCCCGGACATCGGCGAGAACCAGCAGATCGTCTTCACCGCCTGGCCTGGCCGCTCCCCCCTGGACGTGCAGGACCAGGTCACCTATCCGCTGACCGTGTCCCTGCTGGGCATGCCCGGCGTGAAGACCGTGCGTTCCTACTCCATGCTCGGCTTCTCGACTATCTACGTCATCTTCGACGAGGAAGTGGAGTTCTACTGGTCGCGCACGCGCCTGCTGGAGAAAATCAATTCCCTGCCCCCGTCCACATTGCCGTCCGATGTGCGCCCGACCCTGGGCCCCGACGCCACGGCCCTGGGCCAGGTCTTCTGGTACACCCTGGAGGGCCGCGACCCAGACGGCCGGCCCACGGGAGGCTGGGATCCCGACGAGATCCGCTCCGTGCAGGACTGGTACGTGCGCTACGCCCTGACCTCGGCCGAGGGGGTGAGCGAGGTGGCCGGCGTGGGTGGCTTCGTGCGCGAGTACCAGATCGAGGTCGATCCCGACGCCATGCGCGCGGCCGGCGTCAGCCTGCCGGAGATTGTCGGCGCCCTGAAGATGGCCAATATGGAGGTGGGCGCCGGGACCATGGAGATCAACCGCGTGGAGTACGTCATCCGCGGCGTCGGTTTCATCAAGAATCTCGAACAGGTGCGCACTTCGGTCATCAAGATGCGCGACTCCATCCCCATCACCGTGGACGACGTGGCCCACGTCAGCTTCGGCCCGGCGAACCGCCGCGGCCTGCTGGACAAGGGCGGGGTGGAGGTGGTCGGCGGCGTGGTCACCGTGCGCTACGGCGAAAACCCCCTGGCGGCCATCGACGCGGTCAAGGCCGAGATCGCCCGCATCGCTCCCGGTTTGCCGGAGAAGGTCCTGCCCGACGGCACGCGCTCCAAGCTGACCATCGTGCCCTTCTACGACCGCTCGGGCCTCATCCACGAGACCCTCGATACGCTCGGTTCGGCCCTCCAGCAGCAGATCCTGATCACCATCATCGTGGTTCTGGTGCTGGTCATGCACCTGCGCAGCTCCTTTCTCATCTCGGCGCTTCTGCCCATGGCCGTGATGATGTGCTTCATCGCCATGAAGCAGTTCAGGGTGGACGCCAACATCGTGGCCCTGTCGGGCATCGCCATCGCCATCGGGACCATGGTCGACATGGGCATCATCATCTGCGAGAGCATCCTGCAGAAGATGGACTCTTCGCCCGAGGACACGCCCATGAGCAGGGTGGTCTTCGAGGGCGCCTCCGAAGTCGGCAGCGCCGTGCTTACGGCCGTGAGCACGACCATCGTCGGCTTTCTGCCCGTCTTCTTCATGACCGGGGCCGAGGGCAAGCTGTTCGGCCCCCTGGCCTACACCAAGACTTTTGCCCTCATCGCCTCCATCATCGTGGCCCTGACCATCCTTCCGGCAGCGGCCGCGCTCATTTTCCGCCGCCGGCAGATGCGTCCGTCCCTGTGGTTCGTGGCCGCCCTGGTGGTCGCTGGTCTTGTGGTCGCGGTCTGGAAGTCCGTCTGGATCGGTTCGGGCCTCGTCGTGGTCGGCCTCTACCGCCTGGTGTACGATCGGCTGCCCGAGCGTTGGCAAACCTGGCTGCGCTGGGGCGCAAGCCTGGGCCTGGCCCTGGCCGTGACCGTGTTCCTGGCCCTGGACTGGCTGCCGCTGGGGCTGGAGAAGGGGCGGATGGTCAACACCTTTTTCGTGATTGGCCTCATCGGCCTGCTGATGGGTTTTTTCCAGGTCTTCCGCCTTGCATACGGGCCGCTGCTGAGAATTTTTCTCCGGCATAAAGCCCTTTTTCTCGTCATTCCGGGTGTTCTGACCCTGTTTGGAGGCGTGGTCTGGCTCGGGGCCGCCCCCTTCCTGTCCGTCCTGCCCGAGGGGCTGCGCACCACGCGGCCAATGGTGGCTTTCGTCCACGCCTTCCCGGGTCTGGGCAAGGAGTTCATGCCGCCGCTGGACGAGGGCTCCTTCCTCTACATGCCGACCACCATGCCCCACGCCTCACTGGGCGAGGTCAAGGACCTCCTGGCCCTGCAGGACATGTCCATCCAGGCCATCCCGGAAGTGGAGAGCGCCGTGGGCAAGCTCGGGCGCGCGGACTCGCCCCTGGACCCGGCGCCCGTGTCCATGGTCGAGACCGTCATCAACTATAAGAACGAGTACCTGCTGGGCGCCGATGGCAGACGCCTGCGCTTCGTCTGGCGCGAGGACGCCAAGGACTATTTCCGCGACGCGGGCGGCACCCCGGTCCCTGCGGCCGACGGCATGCCTTATCTGGTGCGCGGCTGGTTCGAGCGCGACGAACAGGGCCGCCTCATTCCCGACGCGGGCGGCCAGCCCTTCCGGCTCTGGCGGCCCGCGCTGGACCCGGACCTGAACCGGGGGCGCGAGGCCTGGGGCGGGATACAATCCCCCGACGACATCTGGGACGAGATCGTCAAAGCCGCCGAAGTGCCCGGCATGACCTCGGCCCCGAAGCTGCAGCCCATCGCCGCGCGCATCGTCATGCTGCAGTCGGGCATGCGCGCGCCCATGGGGGTCAAGGTCAAGGGGCCGGACCTGGCGACCATCGAGTCCGTGGCCATGGAGGTGGAACGGTTGCTCAAGGAAGTGCCCATGGTGCAGCCGGCCGCGGTGGTGGCGGACCGCATCGTGGGCAAGCCGTATCTGGAGATCGTGCCGGACCGCGAGGCCATTTCGCGCTACGGCATCATGCTCGCGACGGTGCAGGAGATCATCCAGGCCTCCGTGGGCGGCATGGTGGCGACCACGACCATCGAAGGCCGCGAGGTGTATCCGATCCGGGTGCGCTACATGCGCGACCTGCGCGATTCCGTCGAAAGCCTGGAGCGCATCTCCGTCCCGGCCGCAGGCGGCAGGCAGATCCCGCTCGGGCAGCTGGCCGAGATCCGCTACGTGCGCGGCCCCCAGGCCATCAAGAGTGAAGACACGTTCCTGCTGGGCTACGTGCTCTTCGACAAGAAGCCGGGGTATGCGGAAGTGGACGTGGTGGAGTCGGCCAAGGCGTACCTCGATCAGCAGCGCGCGGACGGCAACCTGGTCATCCCGGCGGGGGTGACCCTGGAATTCGCGGGAAGTTACGAGAACCAGGTCCGGGCCCAGAAGAAGCTCATGGTCGTCCTGCCCGTGGCTCTGTTGCTGATCGTCATCATCCTCTATCTGCAGTTCGGGTCCATCGCGACCACGCTCATGGTCTTCTCGGGCATCTTCACGGCCTGGTCGGGAGGGTTCACCATGATCTGGCTGTACGGACAGGACTGGTTCCTGAATTTTCACCTGGCCGGGGTGGACATGCGCGAGCTTTTCCAGGTCCAGCCCGTCAACTTGAGCGTGGCCATCTGGGTCGGCTTCCTGGCCCTCTTCGGCATCGCCTCGGACGACGGCGTGCTCATGGCCACCTTCCTGGACGAGAGCAAGGCGCGATCGAAGCCGGACTCCATCGCCTCCATCAGGGAGATGGTCCTGGAAGGGGCGAAGCGGCGCATCCGGCCGGCGGTCATGACCTCGGCCACGACCATCCTGGCCCTGGTGCCCATCCTGACCTCCTCGGGCCGTGGCTCGGACATCATGATCCCCATGGCCATCCCGTCCTTTGGCGGCATGGTCTTCGCGACGATCACGGTTTTCGTAGTGCCGGTGCTGTATTGCTGGGTGGAGGAGTGGAAGCTGCGGTGGAAGAGGGGTTGA
- a CDS encoding YHS domain-containing protein — MKKLILLCAAATVFAFLSLSPAWAAPQTECPVMGGAINKELYVDYKGERVYFCCAGCPETFRKNPEKYMKKLKAEGVELEKVPAEAAPAEKKQ; from the coding sequence ATGAAAAAGCTCATTCTGCTCTGCGCGGCCGCCACCGTCTTCGCCTTCCTGTCCCTGTCCCCGGCCTGGGCCGCGCCCCAGACCGAATGCCCTGTCATGGGCGGCGCCATCAACAAGGAACTCTATGTGGATTACAAGGGCGAGAGGGTGTATTTCTGCTGCGCGGGATGCCCCGAGACCTTCAGGAAAAATCCCGAGAAGTACATGAAGAAGCTCAAGGCCGAAGGCGTCGAGCTGGAAAAGGTCCCGGCCGAAGCCGCTCCGGCGGAAAAGAAACAGTAA
- a CDS encoding prevent-host-death protein, producing MSVITANEIKRRGVACIAESLVHAPEVAISVRGKNAYVVMSVEQYNHLRECELEAALLETRRDKAQGAIAHRSVAEHIESLGHE from the coding sequence ATGTCCGTGATTACAGCAAATGAAATCAAACGCAGGGGCGTGGCGTGTATCGCTGAAAGTTTGGTTCATGCTCCGGAGGTGGCCATCTCCGTGCGTGGCAAGAACGCGTATGTCGTCATGAGCGTGGAACAGTATAACCACCTGCGCGAGTGCGAACTCGAAGCGGCCCTGCTCGAAACGCGGCGGGACAAGGCCCAAGGCGCGATAGCTCATCGATCCGTCGCCGAGCACATCGAAAGCCTGGGCCATGAATAA
- a CDS encoding type II toxin-antitoxin system RelE/ParE family toxin: protein MNKFAIIFTESYSRRARKFFKAHPELLGQYEKCLFLMEANPFHPSLRIHPLQGRLAGLHSISITMSYRLTIEFLIEDKEIIPVNIGTHDQVYG, encoded by the coding sequence ATGAATAAATTTGCGATCATCTTTACTGAGAGCTACTCCCGGAGAGCGAGAAAATTCTTCAAGGCGCATCCGGAACTCCTCGGCCAATACGAAAAATGCCTGTTCCTCATGGAGGCAAATCCTTTCCACCCATCCCTTCGCATTCATCCACTGCAAGGCCGGCTGGCCGGACTTCATTCCATTTCCATCACCATGAGCTACAGGCTGACCATCGAATTTCTGATTGAAGACAAGGAGATCATCCCGGTCAATATTGGGACCCACGATCAGGTTTATGGTTGA